One segment of Anopheles stephensi strain Indian chromosome 3, UCI_ANSTEP_V1.0, whole genome shotgun sequence DNA contains the following:
- the LOC118513074 gene encoding basic proline-rich protein-like codes for MENKIVFLLFLGALVGASRGEASPDESFLITSVNKQNLLKALLQQESTTSDIGRRGSGQKDENGYHYDRPDDPLCLVSDGPHCQNKKPDNGYLPPCAPGASGPNCQPTAPVCPQGGVPPYCCTNGGNGPNCVLPDVPPLPPIIVHPGHTGAPIVQVQTFVYGACTNGGAGPYCCTNGANTPDCVLSAPPIVIPAPPQPPPTRPPPPPPTRPPPPPPTTTRPRPPPTTRPPPPPTTTRPRPPPTTTRPRPPPTTTRPRPPPTTTRPRPPPTTTRPRPPPTTTRPRPPPTTTRPRPPPTTTRPRPPPTTTRPRPPPTTTRPRPPPTTTRPRPPPTTTRPKPPPTTTRPRPPPTTTRPRPPPTTTRPSPPPTTTRPRPPPTTTRPRPPPTTTRPRPPPTTTRPRPPPTTTRPKPPPTTTRPRPPPTTTRPKPPPTTTRPRPPPTTTRPRPPPTTTRPRPPPTTTRPRPPPTTTRPKPPPTTTRPRPPPTTTRPRPPPTTTRPKPPPTTTRPRPPPTTTRPRPPPTTTRPRPPPTTTRPKPPPTTTRPRPPPTTTRPRPPPPPPQPTTPYPFVPVTQPPVVFLGCPNGGVGPYCCTNGGVGPNCDIPQTPLYQTCDNGGQPPFCCTNGGVGPYCVEIQQAIEVRPPTTIIYTDPTYQPVSTVVVPQGNRPIGQAPLPPQPQYQQQQQPQYQPQQQLFQQQPQFQQQQYQPQQQQFLQQPQYQLQPQYQPQRPTNAPSYGYRPQGVSIVPSSTAAPFFIGSRTQGDSAGGQSPANEFVQPITPRPQQAAQPTRTASPPTRNQPNSQPRQQAQQTPRPAAPFTPRPQASPAPARQQQSARPQRQNAGNGGFDGDFSSKTPVRPASVAGAGQCEGANCEHGFYYKLGDQAVIF; via the exons ATGGAAAACAAG ATTGTTTTCCTACTCTTCCTAGGGGCATTGGTAGGGGCCTCGCGGGGGGAAGCTTCACCGGACGAAAGCTTCCTCATTACGTCTGTGAACAAGCAGAACTTGCTAAAGGCATTGCTTCAGCAAGAGTCAACGACTTCCGACATTGGTCGACGAGGATCGGGCCAAAAGGATGAGAACGGATATCATTACGATCGCCCAGACGATCCACTGTGTCTGGTGAGTGATGGTCCACACTGTCAGAACAAGAAACCCGACAACGGCTACCTGCCGCCTTGCGCACCAGGAGCATCCGGACCGAACTGTCAGCCCACGGCACCTGTCTGTCCGCAGGGTGGCGTTCCACCGTACTGTTGCACGAACGGAGGAAATGGACCGAACTGTGTGCTGCCGGATGTACCACCTTTGCCGCCGATAATTGTACATCCTGGCCATACTGGAGCGCCTATCGTGCAGGTGCAGACGTTCGTGTATGGAGCCTGCACGAATGGAGGAGCTGGACCTTACTGCTGTACAAATGGAGCAAACACGCCTGACTGCGTCTTGAGCGCACCACCAATTGTGATCCCGGCTCCACCGCAGCCACCGCCAACGAGacctccaccgccaccaccaacgagacctccaccgccaccaccaacaactacGAGACCTCGTCCACCGCCAACGACTCgtcctccaccaccgccgacTACCACTCGTCCGAGACCGCCACCTACTACCACTAGGCCGCGCCCTCCGCCGACGACTACTCGTCCAAGACCTCCGCCAACTACCACTCGTCCGAGACCtccaccaacgacgacgaggcCGCGTCCTCCACCGACAACGACTCGTCCGAGACCTCCGCCAACGACGACCAGGCCGCGACCTCCGCCAACGACGACCAGGCCGCGACCtccgccaacgacgacgaggcCACGACCtccgccaacgacgacgaggcCACGACCTCCGCCAACGACCACTCGTCCAAGACCTCCGCCAACGACAACGCGTCCAAAGCCGCCACCAACTACCACTCGTCCGAGACCtccaccaacgacgacgaggcCGCGTCCTCCACCGACAACGACTCGTCCGAGTCCTCCGCCAACGACGACCAGGCCGCGACCtccgccaacgacgacgaggcCACGACCTCCGCCAACGACCACTCGTCCGAGACCTCCGCCAACGACGACCAGGCCGCGACCTCCGCCAACGACGACACGTCCAAAGCCGCCACCAACTACCACTCGTCCGAGACCTCCGCCAACGACGACGCGTCCCAAGCCGCCACCAACTACCACTCGTCCAAGACCTCCGCCAACGACGACAAGGCCGAGACCTCCACCAACAACGACTCGTCCAAGGCCACCGCCAACGACGACCAGGCCACGACCTCCGCCAACAACGACGCGCCCTAAGCCGCCTCCGACGACAACTCGTCCGAGACCTCCACCAACAACTACGCGGCCACGACCTCCGCCAACGACCACCCGTCCAAAGCCACCGCCAACTACCACCAGACCTCGCCCTCCGCCAACTACTACAAGACCTCGCCCTCCACCAACTACAACCCGCCCAAGACCTCCGCCAACGACCACTCGTCCTAAGCCACCGCCAACAACGACGCGTCCAAGGCcgccaccgacgacgacgagaccgcgaccaccaccaccgcctccaCAACCCACGACCCCGTATCCGTTCGTTCCCGTGACGCAACCACCGGTCGTGTTTCTTGGATGTCCGAACGGAGGCGTCGGTCCGTACTGCTGCACGAACGGAGGAGTTGGACCAAACTGTGACATTCCGCAGACTCCACTATACCAAACGTGCGACAACGGAGGTCAGCCACCGTTCTGCTGTACGAACGGAGGCGTTGGACCGTACTGCGTTGAGATTCAGCAAGCGATCGAGGTACGTCCACCGACCACAATCATCTACACGGATCCGACTTACCAGCCAGTAAGTACGGTCGTGGTGCCTCAGGGAAATCGTCCAATCGGGCAGGCTCCTTTGCCACCGCAGCcgcagtaccagcagcagcagcagccgcagtaCCAGCCTCAGCAGCAGCtattccagcagcagccacagttccagcagcagcagtaccagccccagcagcagcagttcctGCAGCAGCCGCAGTACCAGCTCCAGCCGCAGTACCAGCCACAGCGACCCACAAACGCACCCAGCTACGGTTATCGACCTCAGGGAGTGAGCATAGTGCCCAGCTCTACAGCAGCCCCCTTCTTTATCGGATCTCGCACGCAAGGTGATAGCGCTGGAGGACAATCGCCGGCCAACGAATTTGTCCAGCCCATTACGCCCCGTCCGCAACAGGCTGCACAACCGACAAGGACAGCTTCACCGCCAACGAGGAACCAGCCCAACTCGCAGCCCAGACAACAGGCCCAGCAAACTCCACGTCCGGCCGCTCCATTCACGCCAAGACCGCAAGCTAGCCCAGCACCAGCTAGACAGCAGCAATCGGCACGGCCTCAGCGACAGAATGCCGGAAACGGTGGCTTTGACGGTGATTTCTCCAGCAAAACTCCCGTACGACCGGCATCCGTGGCGGGTGCAGGCCAATGCGAAGGAGCAAACTGTGAGCACGGTTTCTACTACAAACTCGGCGATCAGGCAGTCATATTTTAA
- the LOC118513082 gene encoding 2-acylglycerol O-acyltransferase 2-A-like: MGKIEWAPLNVPMRRRLETLSTALWMWLILFGELGMLISYFLLLIYGNLFIKTLCVIYGYFIYTDRKVTTNGGRGQGVKWWRDLFWWKLYQSYFPAKLHKTVDLDPNRNYLFAAFPHGVLGLGAFINFATNATGFHEKFPKIRSRPVTLNFHFVIPFFREILLSWGLVSANPNSILSLLKASNKPDQPVNDDGFTANAVVIVVGGAAESLHCRPNNYTLVLRKRKGFCKLAIKAGTPIVPVMTFGEVDLFDQPPNPPGSKLRRFQEFVKNTTGIAPAAFVGRGFFQYSYGLIPRRKPLNTVVGVPVEVTQIDNPTNEQVDEVHERFCRELDNLFEINKARFIADHKNVKLVLE, translated from the exons ATGGGTAAAATCGAATGGGCACCCCTGAATGTGCCCATGAGGCGACGGCTCGAGACTCTTTCGACCGCCCTGTGGATGTGGTTGATTCTTTTCGGTGAGCTGGGAATGCTTATATCTTACTTCCTGCTGCTG ATTTATGGAAACTTGTTCATCAAAACTCTCTGCGTAATCTATGGATACTTCATCTACACCGACCGGAAAGTCACAACAAACGGTGGCCGTGGACAAGG AGTAAAATGGTGGCGAGATCTGTTCTGGTGGAAGCTCTACCAGAGCTACTTCCCGGCGAAGCTGCACAAGACGGTTGATCTTGATCCTAACCGGAACTACCTATTTGCCGCCTTCCCGCACGGTGTTTTAGG ATTGGGCGCCTTCATCAACTTTGCCACCAACGCAACCGGCTTTCACGAGAAGTTCCCGAAAATCCGGTCCCGTCCCGTGACGCTTAACTTCCACTTCGTGATACCCTTCTTCCGGGAGATCCTGCTAAGCTGGGGCCTCGTGTCCGCTAACCCGAACAGCATTCTAAGCCTGCTGAAAGCATCAAACAAACCCGACCAGCCGGTAAACGACGATGGCTTCACCGCGAACGCTGTGGTGATCGTTGTCGGTGGTGCGGCCGAATCGTTGCACTGTCGCCCAAACAACTACACGCTGGTGCTGCGCAAACGGAAGGGCTTCTGCAAGCTGGCCATCAAGGCCGGCACACCGATCGTACCGGTGATGACGTTCGGCGAGGTAGATCTGTTCGATCAGCCGCCAAacccgcccggctcgaagttGCGCCGGTTCCAGGAGTTTGTGAAGAATACGACCGGCATCGCGCCGGCTGCGTTTGTCGGGCGTGGATTCTTCCAGTACAGTTACGGGCTAATTCCACGCCGGAAGCCGCTGAACACTGTCG TTGGTGTTCCCGTGGAGGTGACTCAGATCGACAACCCGACGAACGAGCAGGTGGACGAGGTGCACGAACGGTTCTGCCGCGAGTTGGACAACTTGTTCGAGATCAACAAAGCACGCTTCATTGCCGATCACAAGAATGTGAAGCTGGTGTTGGAGTAA
- the LOC118513077 gene encoding kynurenine 3-monooxygenase has protein sequence MAPASDKYKRTNTNGMQHQPLDVAIVGGGLVGSLLALHLGKKGHEVNLYEYREDIRTAELVIGRSINLALSARGRRALAEVGLEEALLDHGIPMSGRMLHDVNGNRKIVPYDGNTNQCIYSVGRKHLNEVLLNAAEKYPNIHLHFNHKLVSANLDEGNLSMVDPLTKEVKSARADLIVGCDGAYSAVRKEIVKRPRYDFSQTYIEHGYLELCIPPTASGEFAMPHNYLHIWPRGQFMMIALPNQDRTWTVTLFMPFTQFHSITDPGRLIDFFRQYFPDAIELIGRERLIKDFFKTKPQPLVMIKCRPYHVGSKALIIGDAAHAMVPFYGQGMNAGFEDCSVLTDLFNQYGTDLTRILPEFSEKRWEDAHAICDLAMYNYIEMRDLVTKRSYLLRKKLDELLFWLLPNTWVPLYNSVSFSHMRYSKCIANRAWQDKILTRVLYGASFVSVAAIGGLAYRHMTVGHLERLSSAILSTFQLLKPNTASV, from the exons ATGGCACCTGCTAGTGACAAGTACAAGCGTACCAACACCAACGGAATGCAGCATCAGCCGCTCGATGTGGCCATCGTTGGTGGTGGACTG GTTGGCTCACTGTTGGCACTCCATCTGGGCAAAAAGGGCCACGAGGTGAATCTGTACGAATATCGGGAAG ACATTCGCACAGCGGAACTAGTGATTGGGCGCAGTATCAATCTCGCCCTGTCGGCCCGCGGCCGCCGGGCGCTCGCCGAAGTTGGGCTGGAGGAAGCCCTGCTCGACCACGGCATACCGATGTCGGGCCGTATGCTGCACGACGTTAACGGCAACCGGAAGATCGTACCGTACGATGGTAATACGAACCAGTGCATCTACTCCGTCGGTCGTAAGCATCTGAACGAGGTGCTGCTAAATG CGGCCGAGAAGTACCCGAACATTCACCTGCACTTTAACCACAAGCTGGTCAGCGCCAACCTGGACGAGGGCAATCTGTCGATGGTTGA TCCACTAACGAAAGAGGTCAAGAGCGCTCGGGCAGATCTGATCGTCGGATGCGACGGTGCGTACAGTGCCGTCCGGAAGGAGATCGTCAAGCGTCCCCGCTACGACTTTAGCCAGACGTACATCGAGCACGGCTATCTGGAGCTTTGCATCCCGCCGACAGCCAGCGGAGAGTTCGCCATGCCCCACAACTATCTGCACATCTGGCCCCGGGGTCAGTTTATGATGATTGCGCTGCCGAACCAGGATCGCACCTGGACGGTGACACTGTTCATGCCCTTCACACAGTTCCACAGTATTACCGATCCGGGGCGGTTGATCGATTTCTTCCGCCAGTACTTCCCCGATGCGATCGAGCTAATTGGGCGCGAACGGTTGATAAAGGATTTCTTCAAGACGAAGCCCCAACCGCTCGTCATGATCAAATGTCGACCGTACCACGTGGGATCGAAGGCATTGATCATCGGAGATGCGGCGCACGCGATGGTTCCGTTCTACGGGCAGGGCATGAACGCGGGCTTTGAAGACTGTAGCGTGCTGACGGACCTGTTCAACCAGTACGGTACGGACCTGACGCGCATTCTGCCCGAGTTTAGCGAGAAACGGTGGGAGGATGCACATGCCATCTGTGACCTGGCCATGTACAACTACATTGAG ATGCGTGATCTCGTCACTAAACGATCGTACCTCTTGCGGAAGAAGCTGGACGAGCTGCTGTTCTGGCTGCTGCCGAACACGTGGGTCCCACTGTACAACTCCGTATCCTTCTCGCATATGCGCTACAGCAAGTGCATAGCGAACCGGGCCTGGCAGGATAAG ATTCTCACGCGCGTACTGTACGGCGCTTCGTTTGTCTCGGTCGCAGCTATCGGAGGGCTGGCGTATCGACACATGACCGTGGGCCATCTCGAACGGCTATCGTCGGCGATCTTATCCACGTTCCAGCTGCTGAAACCGAATACAGCAAGCGTTTAA
- the LOC118513084 gene encoding 40S ribosomal protein S13: MGRMHAPGKGISKSALPYRRSVPSWLKLSAEDVKEQIKKLGKKGMTPSQIGIILRDSHGVAQVRFVNGNKVLRIMKAVGLKPDIPEDLYFLIKKAVSIRKHLERNRKDIDSKFRLILIESRIHRLARYYKIKAVLPPNWKYESSTASALVA, translated from the exons ATGGGTCGTATGCACGCTCCTGGTAAGGGTATTTCCAAATCTGCCCTACCGTACCGTCGTTCCGTGCCGTCGTGGCTGAAGTTGAGCGCCGAGGATGTGAAGGAACAGATCAAGAAGCTCGGCAAGAAGGGCATGACTCCGTCGCAGATCGGCATCATCCTGCGAGATTCGCACGGTGTCGCCCAGGTGCGCTTCGTCAATGGCAACAAG gtGCTGCGTATCATGAAAGCCGTTGGCCTGAAGCCCGACATTCCGGAAGATCTGTACTTCCTGATCAAGAAGGCCGTCTCGATCCGCAAGCATTTGGAGCGCAACCGTAAGGACATCGACAGCAAGTTCCGACTGATCCTGATCGAGTCCCGCATCCACCGCCTAGCCCGGTACTACAAGATCAAGGCAGTCCTGCCACCGAACTGGAAGTACGAATCGAGCACCGCTTCCGCTCTGGTCGCCTAA
- the LOC118513076 gene encoding uncharacterized protein LOC118513076 isoform X1, with amino-acid sequence MPNSDSSGGIYSPLPQTTLTDSESEEELLHRTTVTVRRISERTFGGSIRGGGHGGGGVVTAIMMNGMKGRPVAELRPAAGTENGGAALYNGGYPPSPSDVEDASGVFHADNVAILHEAGSIPDHKMSFPRKCCFVASLIVCFLAVVIFLWIIPCSDELSCPARAERVKTQNWIRNYEKIELKGVINVVEGVHGKSKNLVFMYRGDKLFPEFDESYRRRNGIISLVGSSGKVAWYDQMINEPKSIDCTLLDADRSGAPDCLVLDEFGQLECIDPLSGEWLWHAEGYNKRSNSGKQNDMLDFPLLIPDVDGDGVHDLLFVTSSSETKHNRLVMISGRKGITIGDSYAVKECLYVHKLMLDEELNVKFNCVKEKSEQQKAKSLPELYKLIHRKALDMRVVRRMPTDLPQHKFFGQRRNTEKQRTITNVGGKQLVVENRGKCPENCSTSVLLTEEATGELLWNVSGRQLYGMQPVRLTFSNFGADNRSTMYGFVIKFWEWSQRDPDNRSSRFKRSLFGVGDDDSKQRFIHQQPWIGPPGLDAISKTSSSARGQNQSSSSTRPAGVFRTRMRFLKETIKLIVFNSSYIKIENTSQSNVIQFCRETLNGDPAEVLCQPDLNYQENSLLIADLDDDGSQELVSYYSTFVKTATNDADGMGAGVGVGPGATMKLKTYVQLLRLESELPKLYTPPPGQESSEGAKHH; translated from the exons ATGCCCAATAGTGATTCGTCCGGTGGTATATACTCCCCTCTTCCACAGACGACTCTGACCGATTCGGAGAGTGAAGAAGAGCTACTGCACCGCACCACGGTAACTGTTCGGCGGATATCGGAACGCACGTTTGGCGGTAGTATTAGGGGCGGTGGgcacggtggtggcggtgttgTGACAGCGATCATGATGAACGGTATGAAGGGACGACCGGTGGCAGAGTTACGGCCAGCGGCAGGGACGGAAAATGGCGGTGCTGCCCTGTACAACGGGGGCTATCCACCGAGCCCGAGCGATGTGGAGGATGCGAGCGGCGTATTCCACGCGGATAATGTGGCCATTTTGCACGAGGCCGGCTCGATACCGGATCACAAAATGTCCTTCCCGCGGAAGTGTTGCTTTGTGGCGTCGTTGATCGTCTGCTTCTTGGCGGTGGTAATATTTCTTTGGATTATCCCGTGTTCCGATGAGCTGTCTTGTCCGGCACG TGCGGAACGAGTAAAAACGCAAAATTGGATACGAAACTACGAGAAGATCGAACTGAAAGGTGTGATAAACGTGGTCGAAGGTGTGCACGGTAAGAGCAAGAATCTGGTCTTCATGTACCGGGGCGATAAGCTGTTTCCCGAGTTTGACGAATCCTACCGACGGCGGAATGGAATTATCTCGCTGGTCGGTAGCTCCGGTAAGGTTGCCTGGTACGATCAGATGATCAACGAGCCGAAGAGCATCGATTGCACGCTGCTAGATGCGGATCGAAGCGGTGCTCCAGATTGTCTGGTGCTGGACGAGTTTGGTCAGCTGGAGTGCATTGATCCACtgtctggcgagtggctgtggCATGCGGAAGGATACAACAAGAGAAGCAACAGTGGCAAGCAGAACGACATGCTAGACTTCCCGCTTCTCATACCGGACGTCGATGGAGATGGCGTGCATGATCTCCTGTTCGTGACGAGTTCCAGCGAAACCAAGCACAACCGTCTGGTTATGATATCCGGCCGCAAGGGCATCACAATCGGCGATTCCTACGCCGTCAAGGAGTGTCTTTACGTCCACAAGCTGATGCTGGATGAGGAGCTTAACGTGAAGTTTAACTGCGTAAAGGAAAAGTCCGAACAGCAGAAAGCCAAATCACTACCGGAGCTGTACAAGCTTATCCACCGGAAGGCACTGGATATGCGCGTAGTGCGTCGAATGCCCACCGACCTGCCCCAGCACAAGTTCTTCGGCCAGAGGCGTAACACGGAGAAGCAGCGTACGATCACGAACGTCGGTGGTAAGCAGCTGGTGGTCGAGAACCGGGGCAAATGTCCCGAGAACTGTTCGACCTCGGTGCTTCTAACGGAGGAAGCCACCGGTGAGCTCCTGTGGAACGTATCGGGCCGCCAGCTGTACGGTATGCAACCCGTACGCCTAACATTCTCCAACTTTGGTGCTGACAATCGATCCACCATGTACGGCTTTGTGATCAAGTTCTGGGAATGGAGTCAACGCGATCCGGACAATCGTAGCTCACGCTTCAAACGCTCCCTGTTCGGCGTGGGTGACGACGATAGCAAGCAGCGGTTCATCCACCAGCAACCCTGGATAGGACCGCCCGGGCTGGACGCCATCTCGAAGACTTCCTCGTCCGCGCGTGGCCAAAATCAATCGTCATCCTCCACCCGACCGGCGGGCGTGTTCCGGACGCGCATGCGTTTCCTCAAGGAAACGATCAAGCTGATCGTGTTCAACTCGAGCTACATCAAGATCGAGAACACGAGCCAAAGCAATGTGATCCAGTTCTGTCGCGAAACGCTCAACGGCGACCCGGCCGAGGTGCTCTGTCAGCCCGATCTCAACTATCAGGAAAATTCGCTACTCATCGCCGACCTGGACGACGACGGTTCGCAGGAACTCGTGTCGTACTACTCGACGTTCGTCAAAACGGCAACGAACGATGCGGACGGGATGGGGGCGGGAGTCGGCGTTGGGCCAGGTGCCACCATGAAGCTAAAAACGTACGTCCAGCTGTTGCGGCTGGAGTCGGAGCTGCCGAAACTGTACACTCCACCACCGGGCCAGGAGTCTTCGGAGGGCGCTAAGCATCATTAA
- the LOC118513076 gene encoding uncharacterized protein LOC118513076 isoform X2 codes for MMNGMKGRPVAELRPAAGTENGGAALYNGGYPPSPSDVEDASGVFHADNVAILHEAGSIPDHKMSFPRKCCFVASLIVCFLAVVIFLWIIPCSDELSCPARAERVKTQNWIRNYEKIELKGVINVVEGVHGKSKNLVFMYRGDKLFPEFDESYRRRNGIISLVGSSGKVAWYDQMINEPKSIDCTLLDADRSGAPDCLVLDEFGQLECIDPLSGEWLWHAEGYNKRSNSGKQNDMLDFPLLIPDVDGDGVHDLLFVTSSSETKHNRLVMISGRKGITIGDSYAVKECLYVHKLMLDEELNVKFNCVKEKSEQQKAKSLPELYKLIHRKALDMRVVRRMPTDLPQHKFFGQRRNTEKQRTITNVGGKQLVVENRGKCPENCSTSVLLTEEATGELLWNVSGRQLYGMQPVRLTFSNFGADNRSTMYGFVIKFWEWSQRDPDNRSSRFKRSLFGVGDDDSKQRFIHQQPWIGPPGLDAISKTSSSARGQNQSSSSTRPAGVFRTRMRFLKETIKLIVFNSSYIKIENTSQSNVIQFCRETLNGDPAEVLCQPDLNYQENSLLIADLDDDGSQELVSYYSTFVKTATNDADGMGAGVGVGPGATMKLKTYVQLLRLESELPKLYTPPPGQESSEGAKHH; via the exons ATGATGAACGGTATGAAGGGACGACCGGTGGCAGAGTTACGGCCAGCGGCAGGGACGGAAAATGGCGGTGCTGCCCTGTACAACGGGGGCTATCCACCGAGCCCGAGCGATGTGGAGGATGCGAGCGGCGTATTCCACGCGGATAATGTGGCCATTTTGCACGAGGCCGGCTCGATACCGGATCACAAAATGTCCTTCCCGCGGAAGTGTTGCTTTGTGGCGTCGTTGATCGTCTGCTTCTTGGCGGTGGTAATATTTCTTTGGATTATCCCGTGTTCCGATGAGCTGTCTTGTCCGGCACG TGCGGAACGAGTAAAAACGCAAAATTGGATACGAAACTACGAGAAGATCGAACTGAAAGGTGTGATAAACGTGGTCGAAGGTGTGCACGGTAAGAGCAAGAATCTGGTCTTCATGTACCGGGGCGATAAGCTGTTTCCCGAGTTTGACGAATCCTACCGACGGCGGAATGGAATTATCTCGCTGGTCGGTAGCTCCGGTAAGGTTGCCTGGTACGATCAGATGATCAACGAGCCGAAGAGCATCGATTGCACGCTGCTAGATGCGGATCGAAGCGGTGCTCCAGATTGTCTGGTGCTGGACGAGTTTGGTCAGCTGGAGTGCATTGATCCACtgtctggcgagtggctgtggCATGCGGAAGGATACAACAAGAGAAGCAACAGTGGCAAGCAGAACGACATGCTAGACTTCCCGCTTCTCATACCGGACGTCGATGGAGATGGCGTGCATGATCTCCTGTTCGTGACGAGTTCCAGCGAAACCAAGCACAACCGTCTGGTTATGATATCCGGCCGCAAGGGCATCACAATCGGCGATTCCTACGCCGTCAAGGAGTGTCTTTACGTCCACAAGCTGATGCTGGATGAGGAGCTTAACGTGAAGTTTAACTGCGTAAAGGAAAAGTCCGAACAGCAGAAAGCCAAATCACTACCGGAGCTGTACAAGCTTATCCACCGGAAGGCACTGGATATGCGCGTAGTGCGTCGAATGCCCACCGACCTGCCCCAGCACAAGTTCTTCGGCCAGAGGCGTAACACGGAGAAGCAGCGTACGATCACGAACGTCGGTGGTAAGCAGCTGGTGGTCGAGAACCGGGGCAAATGTCCCGAGAACTGTTCGACCTCGGTGCTTCTAACGGAGGAAGCCACCGGTGAGCTCCTGTGGAACGTATCGGGCCGCCAGCTGTACGGTATGCAACCCGTACGCCTAACATTCTCCAACTTTGGTGCTGACAATCGATCCACCATGTACGGCTTTGTGATCAAGTTCTGGGAATGGAGTCAACGCGATCCGGACAATCGTAGCTCACGCTTCAAACGCTCCCTGTTCGGCGTGGGTGACGACGATAGCAAGCAGCGGTTCATCCACCAGCAACCCTGGATAGGACCGCCCGGGCTGGACGCCATCTCGAAGACTTCCTCGTCCGCGCGTGGCCAAAATCAATCGTCATCCTCCACCCGACCGGCGGGCGTGTTCCGGACGCGCATGCGTTTCCTCAAGGAAACGATCAAGCTGATCGTGTTCAACTCGAGCTACATCAAGATCGAGAACACGAGCCAAAGCAATGTGATCCAGTTCTGTCGCGAAACGCTCAACGGCGACCCGGCCGAGGTGCTCTGTCAGCCCGATCTCAACTATCAGGAAAATTCGCTACTCATCGCCGACCTGGACGACGACGGTTCGCAGGAACTCGTGTCGTACTACTCGACGTTCGTCAAAACGGCAACGAACGATGCGGACGGGATGGGGGCGGGAGTCGGCGTTGGGCCAGGTGCCACCATGAAGCTAAAAACGTACGTCCAGCTGTTGCGGCTGGAGTCGGAGCTGCCGAAACTGTACACTCCACCACCGGGCCAGGAGTCTTCGGAGGGCGCTAAGCATCATTAA